One Poecilia reticulata strain Guanapo linkage group LG4, Guppy_female_1.0+MT, whole genome shotgun sequence genomic window carries:
- the aldh9a1a.1 gene encoding 4-trimethylaminobutyraldehyde dehydrogenase A encodes MAQSILDTISGASTGTLVVTEPLNFWAGKRVKPREDKNAEPVFEPATGRVLCQLVPCGAEEVEEAIQSAHSAYVKWSKMSGMQRARVMLEAARIIRERREKIAKLEVINNGKCITEALVDVDVAWQTMEFYAGMAGTLTGQHIQLPGGAFAYTRREALGVCVGIGAFNYPFQISVTKSAPALACGNAMVFKPSPMTPLTALVMAEIYKEAGVPDGLFCVVQGGAETGTLLCHHPKVAKVSFTGSIPTGKKVMEMSAKGVKQVTLELGGKSPLIIFKDCDLENAIRGALMANFLTQGQVCCNGTRVFVQREIMPQFLEEVVKRTKAISVGDPLLDGTRMGALISKPQLNKALGFVTQAKKEGAKALCGGDPFVPTDPKLKGGYFMSPCVLENCKDDMTCVKEEIFGPVMSVLPFDSEDEVIQRANNTTYGLASGVFTRDISRAHRVAERLEAGTCFINNYNSGAVEMPFGGYKMSGFGRENGQVTIEYYSQLKTVFVELGDVENHF; translated from the exons atggcccagtcaatcCTCGATACGATCTCCGGAGCTTCCACTGGAACCCTGGTGGTTACAGAGCCTCTGAACTTCTGGGCTGGAAAACGGGTGAAGCCCAGGGAGGACAAAAACGCCGAGCCCGTTTTCGAGCCTGCAACTG GCCGTGTCCTGTGCCAGCTGGTGCCCTGTGGGGCGGAGGAGGTGGAAGAAGCCATCCAGAGTGCCCACTCTGCCTACGTGAAATGGAGCAAGATGTCTGGCATGCAAAGGGCTCGGGTCATGCTTGAGGCCGCCCGCATTATCAGG GAACGGAGGGAGAAAATTGCAAAGCTGGAAGTGATCAACAATGGCAAGTGCATCACTGAAGCCCTGGTGGATGTGGACGTTGCTTGGCAGACCATGGAGTTCTACGCCGGCATGGCTGGGACGCTCACAG GTCAGCACATCCAGCTTCCTGGCGGAGCCTTCGCCTACACCAGGAGGGAGGCCCTCGGGGTGTGCGTGGGGATCGGGGCATTCAACTACCCATTCCAGATCTCTGTCACCAAGTCGGCTCCGGCCCTGGCTTGTG gtAATGCCATGGTGTTCAAGCCGTCTCCCATGACTCCTTTGACTGCTTTGGTTATGGCTGAGATCTACAAAGAGGCAGGCGTGCCTGATGGCCTGTTCTGTGTGGTCCAAGGTGGAGCAGAGACTGGCACTCTGCTCTGCCACCACCCCAAGGTGGCTAAGGTTTCCTTCACAGGCAGTATTCCAACTGGCAAGAAG GTGATGGAAATGTCTGCCAAGGGGGTGAAGCAGGTGACCCTGGAGCTGGGAGGGAAATCTCCCCTCATCATCTTCAAAGACTGTGATCTGGAGAACGCCATCAGGGGGGCGCTCATGGCCAACTTCCTGACCCAGGGCCAG GTTTGCTGCAATGGAACCAGGGTGTTTGTCCAGAGGGAGATCATGCCACAGTTCCTGGAGGAAGTGGTGAAGAGGACCAAGGCCATCTCTGTGGGCGACCCGCTGCTGGACGGCACCCGCATGGGGGCCCTGATCAGCAAGCCCCAGCTGAACAAAGCTCTGGGGTTTGTCACTCAAGCCAAGAAGGAG GGAGCCAAGGCGCTTTGTGGAGGAGACCCTTTTGTCCCCACTGATCCCAAACTGAAGGGGGGTTATTTTATGTCCCCTTGTGTCCTTG aaaactgcaaagatgaCATGACCTGTGTGAAAGAGGAGATCTTTGGTCCGGTCATGTCCGTCCTGCCTTTTGACTCTGAGGACGAGGTGATCCAGAGGGCCAACAACACCACCTATGGACTGGCCTCTGGAGTCTTCACCAG GGATATTTCTCGAGCTCATCGTGTGGCAGAGAGGCTGGAGGCGGGGACCTGCTTCATCAACAACTACAACAGCGGTGCTGTAGAAATGCCATTTGGAGGATACAAGATGTCAG GCTTTGGCAGGGAGAACGGCCAGGTGACCATCGAATACTACTCCCAACTGAAGACTGTTTTTGTGGAACTGGGAGACGTTGAGAACCACTTCTAA
- the med8 gene encoding mediator of RNA polymerase II transcription subunit 8 isoform X1, translated as MQQREEKQLEASVDSLISLVALTKNALQSFIYKLENEYERLTWPNVLDNFGLLSGQLNTINKMLKNEKTPSFRSQVIIPLVLSQKSDDDLTVLTEQRVPVFSHEIVPDYLRTKPDPEVEEQEKQLSTEAARIGPDVAQKQIQALNKMCSNLLEKLNNPRDDRDAESAASRLNKPSFNPGDTNALVAAVAFGKGLSKCRPPGPMAPGHPGQGPMMSGGPTLQQVTIGGGGGQQAGMGGPVAPQQQGQPGKMPSSIKTNIKSASASMHPYNR; from the exons ATGCAG caacgTGAGGAGAAGCAGCTAGAAGCCTCGGTGGACTCTCTCATCTCCCTGGTGGCTCTCACTAAAAACGCTCTGCAAAGTTTCATCTACAAGCTGGAGAACGAATACGAGCGACTGACATG GCCCAATGTTCTGGATAATTTCGGTCTCCTGTCTGGTCAGCTGAACACCATCAATAAGATGCTGAAGAACGAGAAGACGCCGTCGTTCCGCAGCCAGGTCATCATCCCTCTGGTGCTGTCCCAGAAGTCAGATGACGACCTAACG GTCCTCACAGAGCAGCGTGTCCCGGTGTTCAGCCATGAAATCGTCCCAGACTACCTGCGGACCAAACCCGACCCGGAGGTGGAGGAGCAGGAGAAGCAGCTGAGCACAGAGGCGGCGCGCATCGGTCCGGATGTGGCGCAG AAACAGATCCAGGCgctgaataaaatgtgttccAACCTGCTGGAGAAGCTGAACAACCCGCGCGATGACAGAGATGCAGAAAGTGCCG CGTCCCGACTGAACAAACCGTCGTTTAACCCCGGAGACACCAACGCCTTGGTTGCAGCCGTTGCGTTTGGAAAAGGCCTTTCCAAGTGTAGGCCTCCAGGTCCCATGGCTCCTGGACATCCAGGGCAGGGGCCCATGATGAGCGGGGGGCCAACCTTACAGCAGGTCACTATCGGAGGTGGTGGAGGCCAGCAAGCAGGTATGGGGGGACCGGTAGCTCCACAGCAGCAAGGACAGCCGG GGAAAATGCCAAGCAGCATCaagacaaacataaaatccGCATCTGCTTCCATGCATCCCTACAACCGATGA
- the med8 gene encoding mediator of RNA polymerase II transcription subunit 8 isoform X2 — MQQREEKQLEASVDSLISLVALTKNALQSFIYKLENEYERLTWPNVLDNFGLLSGQLNTINKMLKNEKTPSFRSQVIIPLVLSQKSDDDLTVLTEQRVPVFSHEIVPDYLRTKPDPEVEEQEKQLSTEAARIGPDVAQKQIQALNKMCSNLLEKLNNPRDDRDAESAASRLNKPSFNPGDTNALVAAVAFGKGLSKCRPPGPMAPGHPGQGPMMSGGPTLQQVTIGGGGGQQAGKMPSSIKTNIKSASASMHPYNR, encoded by the exons ATGCAG caacgTGAGGAGAAGCAGCTAGAAGCCTCGGTGGACTCTCTCATCTCCCTGGTGGCTCTCACTAAAAACGCTCTGCAAAGTTTCATCTACAAGCTGGAGAACGAATACGAGCGACTGACATG GCCCAATGTTCTGGATAATTTCGGTCTCCTGTCTGGTCAGCTGAACACCATCAATAAGATGCTGAAGAACGAGAAGACGCCGTCGTTCCGCAGCCAGGTCATCATCCCTCTGGTGCTGTCCCAGAAGTCAGATGACGACCTAACG GTCCTCACAGAGCAGCGTGTCCCGGTGTTCAGCCATGAAATCGTCCCAGACTACCTGCGGACCAAACCCGACCCGGAGGTGGAGGAGCAGGAGAAGCAGCTGAGCACAGAGGCGGCGCGCATCGGTCCGGATGTGGCGCAG AAACAGATCCAGGCgctgaataaaatgtgttccAACCTGCTGGAGAAGCTGAACAACCCGCGCGATGACAGAGATGCAGAAAGTGCCG CGTCCCGACTGAACAAACCGTCGTTTAACCCCGGAGACACCAACGCCTTGGTTGCAGCCGTTGCGTTTGGAAAAGGCCTTTCCAAGTGTAGGCCTCCAGGTCCCATGGCTCCTGGACATCCAGGGCAGGGGCCCATGATGAGCGGGGGGCCAACCTTACAGCAGGTCACTATCGGAGGTGGTGGAGGCCAGCAAGCAG GGAAAATGCCAAGCAGCATCaagacaaacataaaatccGCATCTGCTTCCATGCATCCCTACAACCGATGA